The Gallus gallus isolate bGalGal1 chromosome 31, bGalGal1.mat.broiler.GRCg7b, whole genome shotgun sequence genome includes a region encoding these proteins:
- the PIT54 gene encoding PIT54 protein precursor, which translates to MRFILLPCLWASLAGVLLAEDVDTSTAEVRLVDGPNRCSGRVEVLHNDVWGTVCDEGWDLREARVVCRQLGCGTALSSPKKSKYGEGKGQIWLSDLDCKGTEGSLSNCKSKPWGENICNHVEDASVECSGTEIPEPGPLRLVGGPNRCAGRVEVLHEEQWGSVCHDEWDINDAQVVCKQLGCGDAVLAPIAAKFGRGTDTIWLDDVNCTGSEASLSECQARPWGDHNCYHGEDASAICSDSGISISTSVRLVGGPNRCSGRVEVLHNNVWGTVCDDNWDLREAKVVCKQLGCGTALSALPESKYGEGKGQIWLSDLNCTGTEGSLTECEAKPWGENVCNHVEDASVECSETDISEIGPVRLVDGPNQCAGRVEVFHENRWGSVCDDNWDMKDAKVVCKQVGCGSPLSALGSARYGRGPDVIWLDDVNCEGTEESIFDCKARPWGEHNCYHGEDASVFCTVNKNLEETETS; encoded by the exons AAGATGTAGATACCAGTACAGCTGAAGTTCGCCTGGTGGATGGTCCAAACAGATGCTCTGGAAGAGTCGAGGTGCTTCACAATGATGTCTGGGGGACTGTTTGTGATGAAGGTTGGGATTTACGGGAGGCCAGGGtggtgtgcaggcagctgggctgtgggacagCATTATCATCCCCCAAGAAGTCAAAatatggagaagggaagggccAGATCTGGCTGAGTGATTTGGACTGCAAAGGGACAGAAGGGTCCCTCTCCAACTGCAAGTCGAAGCCATGGGGAGAAAACATCTGCAACCATGTGGAAGATGCCAGCGTGGAATGCTCAG GGACAGAAATACCTGAGCCAGGGCCACTTCGTCTCGTGGGAGGCCCAAACCGATGTGCTGGAAGAGTCGAGGTTCTTCACGAAGAGCAGTGGGGCAGCGTGTGCCATGATGAATGGGATATCAATGATGCTCAAGTTGTGTGCAAGCAACTGGGTTGTGGGGATGCAGTGCTGGCCCCAATTGCAGCAAAGTTTGGGCGAGGAACTGACACCATCTGGCTGGATGACGTGAACTGCACAGGGTCGGAAGCATCTCTCTCTgaatgccaggcaaggccgtGGGGGGACCACAATTGTTATCACGGGGAAGATGCCAGTGCAATTTGTTCAG ATTCGGGGATCAGCATCTCCACTTCAGTTCGCCTGGTAGGAGGCCCCAACCGCTGCTCTGGAAGAGTTGAGGTGCTTCACAACAATGTCTGGGGGACTGTGTGTGATGACAACTGGGATTTACGGGAGGCTAAAGTGGTGTGCAaacagctgggctgtgggacagCCCTATCAGCCCTGCCGGAGTCAAAatatggagaaggaaaaggccAAATTTGGCTGAGTGATTTGAACTGCACAGGGACAGAAGGATCTCTCACTGAATGTGAAGCAAAGCCATGGGGAGAGAATGTCTGCAATCATGTAGAAGATGCCAGTGTGGAGTGCTCAG AGACAGATATTTCTGAGATTGGACCAGTTCGGCTTGTGGATGGCCCAAACCAATGTGCTGGAAGAGTTGAGGTGTTCCACGAGAATCGTTGGGGTAGTGTGTGTGATGACAATTGGGATATGAAGGATGCCAAGGTGGTTTGCAAGCAGGTGGGCTGCGGCTCACCGCTGTCAGCCTTGGGAAGTGCCCGCTATGGTAGAGGGCCAGATGTCATCTGGCTGGATGATGTGAATTGCGAGGGGACAGAAGAAAGCATCTTTGACTGTAAGGCAAGGCCGTGGGGTGAACACAACTGCTATCATGGAGAGGAcgcttctgttttctgcacag TTAACAAGAATCTGGAGGAGACAGAAACATCGTGA
- the PIT54 gene encoding PIT54 protein isoform X1: MRFILLPCLWASLAGVLLADVDTSTAEVRLVDGPNRCSGRVEVLHNDVWGTVCDEGWDLREARVVCRQLGCGTALSSPKKSKYGEGKGQIWLSDLDCKGTEGSLSNCKSKPWGENICNHVEDASVECSGTEIPEPGPLRLVGGPNRCAGRVEVLHEEQWGSVCHDEWDINDAQVVCKQLGCGDAVLAPIAAKFGRGTDTIWLDDVNCTGSEASLSECQARPWGDHNCYHGEDASAICSDSGISISTSVRLVGGPNRCSGRVEVLHNNVWGTVCDDNWDLREAKVVCKQLGCGTALSALPESKYGEGKGQIWLSDLNCTGTEGSLTECEAKPWGENVCNHVEDASVECSETDISEIGPVRLVDGPNQCAGRVEVFHENRWGSVCDDNWDMKDAKVVCKQVGCGSPLSALGSARYGRGPDVIWLDDVNCEGTEESIFDCKARPWGEHNCYHGEDASVFCTVNKNLEETETS, encoded by the exons ATGTAGATACCAGTACAGCTGAAGTTCGCCTGGTGGATGGTCCAAACAGATGCTCTGGAAGAGTCGAGGTGCTTCACAATGATGTCTGGGGGACTGTTTGTGATGAAGGTTGGGATTTACGGGAGGCCAGGGtggtgtgcaggcagctgggctgtgggacagCATTATCATCCCCCAAGAAGTCAAAatatggagaagggaagggccAGATCTGGCTGAGTGATTTGGACTGCAAAGGGACAGAAGGGTCCCTCTCCAACTGCAAGTCGAAGCCATGGGGAGAAAACATCTGCAACCATGTGGAAGATGCCAGCGTGGAATGCTCAG GGACAGAAATACCTGAGCCAGGGCCACTTCGTCTCGTGGGAGGCCCAAACCGATGTGCTGGAAGAGTCGAGGTTCTTCACGAAGAGCAGTGGGGCAGCGTGTGCCATGATGAATGGGATATCAATGATGCTCAAGTTGTGTGCAAGCAACTGGGTTGTGGGGATGCAGTGCTGGCCCCAATTGCAGCAAAGTTTGGGCGAGGAACTGACACCATCTGGCTGGATGACGTGAACTGCACAGGGTCGGAAGCATCTCTCTCTgaatgccaggcaaggccgtGGGGGGACCACAATTGTTATCACGGGGAAGATGCCAGTGCAATTTGTTCAG ATTCGGGGATCAGCATCTCCACTTCAGTTCGCCTGGTAGGAGGCCCCAACCGCTGCTCTGGAAGAGTTGAGGTGCTTCACAACAATGTCTGGGGGACTGTGTGTGATGACAACTGGGATTTACGGGAGGCTAAAGTGGTGTGCAaacagctgggctgtgggacagCCCTATCAGCCCTGCCGGAGTCAAAatatggagaaggaaaaggccAAATTTGGCTGAGTGATTTGAACTGCACAGGGACAGAAGGATCTCTCACTGAATGTGAAGCAAAGCCATGGGGAGAGAATGTCTGCAATCATGTAGAAGATGCCAGTGTGGAGTGCTCAG AGACAGATATTTCTGAGATTGGACCAGTTCGGCTTGTGGATGGCCCAAACCAATGTGCTGGAAGAGTTGAGGTGTTCCACGAGAATCGTTGGGGTAGTGTGTGTGATGACAATTGGGATATGAAGGATGCCAAGGTGGTTTGCAAGCAGGTGGGCTGCGGCTCACCGCTGTCAGCCTTGGGAAGTGCCCGCTATGGTAGAGGGCCAGATGTCATCTGGCTGGATGATGTGAATTGCGAGGGGACAGAAGAAAGCATCTTTGACTGTAAGGCAAGGCCGTGGGGTGAACACAACTGCTATCATGGAGAGGAcgcttctgttttctgcacag TTAACAAGAATCTGGAGGAGACAGAAACATCGTGA